A region from the Arthrobacter gengyunqii genome encodes:
- a CDS encoding aminopeptidase P family protein has protein sequence MTTDANPLTTADTSGLGELSEGQPLDDRVNNRSQKPSNEAYKAFMATGWAEDDAELPARAEVAPYAAQRRRALSERFPGERLVIPAGPLKVRSNDTDYRFRPHSGFAHLTGLGLDREPDAVLIMEPVEPGTGDDGGNHTAVLYFRPLAGTDSEEFYSNARYGAFWIGSRLGLEQVSALLDLPTRHLDEAETAITSNVGDPQFGGISVRLLRKVDEMVDALVDTVRYNTAMDPENVDLSALDALDGELTEALSELRLIKDAWEVKQMEAAVAATVNGFTEVVKALPRAIAHPRGERVVEGAFFSRAREEGNDLGYDTIAAAGNNATVLHWIRNNGTVNAGELLLLDAGVEADSLYTADITRTVPVNGTYSPVQRKIYQAVLDAADAGFAAAKPGAKFRDVHQAAVKVLAERLADWGLLPVSLEEALSDNGQQHRRWMPHGTSHHLGLDVHDCAQARKELYLDGIITEGMVFTIEPGLYFKNEDLSVPEEYRGIGVRIEDDILITAEGPVNLSAALPRNPEDVENWMSGLAE, from the coding sequence GTGACTACTGATGCGAATCCATTGACCACCGCCGACACGTCGGGACTCGGGGAGTTGTCCGAAGGGCAGCCCTTGGATGACCGCGTAAACAACCGCTCCCAGAAACCGTCCAATGAGGCCTACAAGGCTTTCATGGCAACCGGCTGGGCCGAGGACGACGCCGAGCTTCCCGCGCGCGCAGAAGTTGCCCCCTACGCCGCCCAGCGCCGTCGTGCCCTGTCCGAGCGGTTCCCGGGTGAGCGCCTCGTGATCCCCGCCGGCCCGCTCAAGGTGCGGTCCAATGACACCGATTACCGTTTCCGCCCGCACTCCGGCTTTGCGCACCTGACTGGCCTTGGCCTGGACCGGGAACCCGACGCCGTGCTCATCATGGAGCCGGTGGAACCGGGAACAGGCGACGACGGCGGCAACCACACTGCCGTCCTCTACTTCCGTCCGCTCGCCGGCACGGACAGTGAAGAGTTCTACTCCAACGCCCGCTACGGCGCGTTCTGGATCGGCTCACGGCTGGGCCTGGAACAGGTCAGCGCCCTGCTGGACCTGCCCACCCGCCATTTGGACGAGGCTGAAACAGCCATTACCTCCAACGTCGGTGACCCGCAGTTCGGCGGCATCTCCGTGCGCCTGCTGCGCAAAGTCGATGAGATGGTGGATGCGCTGGTGGACACCGTCCGCTACAACACCGCCATGGATCCCGAAAACGTTGACCTCAGCGCGCTTGACGCCCTGGACGGCGAGCTCACCGAGGCTCTGTCCGAACTGCGTTTGATCAAGGACGCGTGGGAAGTGAAGCAGATGGAAGCCGCCGTAGCGGCGACGGTCAACGGCTTCACCGAGGTCGTCAAGGCCCTCCCCCGCGCCATCGCCCACCCGCGCGGGGAGCGCGTAGTGGAGGGTGCATTCTTCTCCCGTGCCCGTGAAGAGGGCAATGACCTCGGCTACGACACCATTGCCGCGGCCGGCAACAACGCCACCGTGCTGCACTGGATCCGCAACAACGGCACCGTGAACGCCGGCGAGCTCCTGCTCCTCGACGCCGGGGTGGAGGCCGACAGCCTTTACACCGCGGACATCACCCGCACGGTTCCGGTCAACGGCACCTACTCCCCCGTTCAGCGCAAGATCTACCAGGCCGTTCTTGACGCCGCCGACGCCGGTTTTGCTGCAGCCAAGCCCGGGGCAAAGTTCCGCGACGTTCATCAGGCTGCCGTAAAGGTCCTGGCCGAACGGCTGGCTGACTGGGGCCTGCTGCCGGTTTCCCTGGAGGAAGCGCTATCCGACAACGGTCAGCAGCACCGCCGGTGGATGCCGCACGGCACCAGCCATCACCTCGGCCTGGATGTCCATGACTGCGCACAGGCCCGCAAGGAGCTGTACCTGGACGGCATCATCACCGAGGGCATGGTGTTCACCATCGAGCCGGGCCTCTACTTCAAGAACGAGGACCTGTCCGTTCCCGAGGAGTACCGGGGCATCGGCGTTCGGATTGAGGATGACATCCTCATCACCGCCGAGGGCCCGGTGAACCTCAGCGCTGCGCTGCCGCGCAATCCGGAAGACGTTGAAAACTGGATGTCCGGGCTCGCAGAGTAA
- a CDS encoding general stress protein codes for MSTLFGSKPPRDEGRALPQGETVGRYTAYLDAQKAVDYLADSKFPVQMVSIIGSELKSVERVTGRLSYPRVALSSMATGAWFGLFVGLALMLFAGGESYISLIPSMALGAVFWLLFGVLAYALQRGRRDFTSTSQVIATSYDVIVAPQAANDARRVLQQLPMIGQHGHPQPPQYRPPYMGQGQQGPPQGGPGTGPERPAGWANPYGAATGGQPNQPNQPNQPVGAGQENADSSRGQASGGGQAPTGTVPRGQFPDLPDGRPQYGVRLPSAPAPAAPAGPEEGQPKQAQAPGSPEAAPQIPAGKHSGEEKEPGEGGGGIPR; via the coding sequence ATGTCTACCCTTTTCGGTTCAAAGCCGCCACGTGATGAAGGCCGCGCCCTGCCCCAGGGCGAAACGGTGGGCCGCTACACCGCCTACCTGGATGCCCAGAAGGCGGTGGACTATCTGGCAGACAGCAAGTTTCCGGTGCAGATGGTCTCCATTATCGGCAGCGAACTGAAGTCGGTGGAACGGGTGACCGGCAGGTTGTCCTACCCCAGGGTTGCACTGTCTTCGATGGCTACCGGTGCCTGGTTCGGGTTGTTCGTTGGACTGGCCCTGATGCTCTTCGCCGGCGGCGAGAGCTATATTTCCCTGATCCCGTCGATGGCACTGGGTGCGGTTTTCTGGCTGCTCTTCGGGGTGCTCGCCTATGCCCTCCAGCGCGGCCGGCGGGACTTCACCTCCACGAGCCAAGTCATCGCCACAAGCTATGACGTCATCGTGGCGCCGCAGGCCGCCAACGATGCCCGCCGCGTTCTGCAGCAGCTGCCGATGATCGGCCAGCACGGCCACCCGCAGCCTCCGCAGTACCGTCCGCCGTACATGGGACAGGGACAACAGGGACCGCCGCAGGGCGGTCCCGGAACAGGACCGGAACGTCCGGCCGGCTGGGCCAACCCGTACGGGGCGGCAACCGGCGGGCAGCCCAACCAGCCCAACCAGCCGAACCAACCGGTGGGCGCGGGACAGGAGAACGCGGATTCGAGCCGGGGCCAGGCTTCGGGCGGAGGGCAGGCTCCAACGGGAACCGTGCCTCGGGGGCAGTTCCCGGATCTTCCCGACGGCCGTCCGCAGTACGGTGTGCGTCTTCCGTCCGCCCCGGCGCCGGCCGCCCCTGCCGGACCGGAAGAGGGCCAGCCGAAGCAGGCCCAGGCTCCGGGCAGCCCGGAGGCGGCCCCGCAGATCCCTGCCGGCAAGCACAGCGGTGAAGAGAAGGAACCCGGCGAAGGCGGAGGCGGCATTCCCCGCTAG